DNA from Nitrospiraceae bacterium:
CCAGCTCCATATTTTCAGTGAGTTACAGAACCCTCGCCAGCTCGAACCTGCGCGTGTGCTAAATTTGTGCTAACGGACCGTCCTGCCTCCAACGCCTCCACCCCATCCCGCAAGCTTTCCGGATAGTGATGGGCATAGCACTGCGTCATGATCGGCGACTTGTGCCCCAGGAGCCGCTGAACCTTATACAGATCAACACGCGCCTGGACCATCCTCGTCGCAAACGTGTGGCGAAGATCATGGAAATGGAGGTCTTGAATCTTCGCAATGTCGAGTGCGGCAATTAGCGCTCGCCGGATGTTACTCCCATCGAGAGGCGTGTGGGTTTGGCTGTGAAACACGATGTCAATCGACCGCGGACGCGCCGCGTATTTGTGTTTCAGGAGATCAAGAACGGTTGCATTCACCGGGATTGTCCGTCGTTCTCCGTTTTTTGATCGAACGACGGTGACTGTTCGACGAAACAGATCGACACCAGCCCATGTGAGCGCGAGGATCTCCCCCATACGCATACCAGCATAGAGGGCAAAGACCACGAGCTCCCGCAGCCACGGAGCCGCCGCAGCGAGGAGCTGCTGTTCTTCTTCCATGGTCAGCCAGCGATCCCGCGTATTGTGTTCCTTCTCCATGGAGACCCGGCAGACCGGGTTATCGGTACACCATTCCCACTCTCGCCGAGCCAGATTAAACGCTTTT
Protein-coding regions in this window:
- a CDS encoding tyrosine-type recombinase/integrase, which translates into the protein MGLVKRGNMWWMSFMYQGQQVRRSTGTADKRLAEAILGKVKVQIIERRFFEKPEEQYRTLTELMDRYASEHAARRANHRRELTSIQNLKGFFGNPTLDQITPKLIVAYKNRRYTDGVKPATINRELATLKKAFNLARREWEWCTDNPVCRVSMEKEHNTRDRWLTMEEEQQLLAAAAPWLRELVVFALYAGMRMGEILALTWAGVDLFRRTVTVVRSKNGERRTIPVNATVLDLLKHKYAARPRSIDIVFHSQTHTPLDGSNIRRALIAALDIAKIQDLHFHDLRHTFATRMVQARVDLYKVQRLLGHKSPIMTQCYAHHYPESLRDGVEALEAGRSVSTNLAHAQVRAGEGSVTH